The Burkholderiales bacterium genome has a window encoding:
- a CDS encoding tripartite tricarboxylate transporter substrate binding protein: MTAVRRVAYAKLAYFAAAVIGAGGALGEAAAQGADSARFPSKPIRVIVPFPPGGSNDILGRVIAQKMSERLGQQAIVDNRGGADGIIGTELAARSPADGHTLLIVSTSYAMNPAIHKLPYDPVKSLIPISLIGSGANVLAVTPSLPVKTLKDLIALAKARPGQLHYASSGIGGFNHFGGELFKSMAGVNLQHVPYKGGGPAMVDVMTGQVEVLFGTLIQALTHLRTGKLRPLGVGSAKRSPVVPDVPTISEAGVAGYDGSIWWGILGPAGIPQPIVTRLNTEIGAILRDPDMAKRLNAEAAEPLIETPEAFGKLIAGDLAKWQRIAKQAGIRAD, encoded by the coding sequence ATGACTGCCGTACGCCGCGTTGCCTACGCGAAGCTCGCTTACTTCGCTGCGGCCGTCATCGGCGCCGGCGGCGCCCTGGGTGAAGCGGCAGCCCAGGGCGCCGATTCCGCGCGCTTTCCCTCGAAACCGATCCGGGTGATCGTCCCGTTCCCGCCCGGCGGCAGCAACGACATCCTCGGGCGCGTCATCGCGCAGAAGATGAGCGAGCGCCTCGGTCAGCAGGCGATCGTCGACAACCGCGGCGGCGCCGACGGCATCATCGGCACCGAGCTCGCGGCGCGCTCGCCCGCCGACGGTCACACCCTGCTCATCGTGTCGACGAGCTACGCGATGAATCCGGCGATCCACAAGCTGCCGTACGACCCGGTGAAGTCGCTGATCCCGATCTCGCTCATCGGCTCGGGCGCCAACGTGCTCGCGGTGACGCCGAGCCTTCCGGTGAAGACGTTGAAGGACCTGATCGCGCTCGCCAAGGCGCGGCCGGGGCAGCTTCACTACGCGTCGTCGGGGATCGGCGGCTTCAACCACTTCGGCGGCGAGCTGTTCAAGTCGATGGCGGGCGTGAACCTCCAGCACGTGCCTTATAAGGGCGGCGGTCCGGCCATGGTCGACGTGATGACCGGACAGGTCGAAGTCCTGTTCGGCACGCTGATCCAGGCATTGACCCACCTGCGCACCGGGAAACTGCGGCCGCTGGGCGTCGGCTCGGCGAAACGTTCGCCCGTGGTGCCCGACGTGCCGACCATTTCCGAAGCGGGCGTCGCCGGCTACGACGGCAGCATCTGGTGGGGCATCCTCGGCCCTGCCGGCATCCCGCAGCCGATCGTCACCCGGCTCAACACCGAGATCGGCGCGATCCTGCGCGATCCCGACATGGCGAAGCGTCTCAACGCCGAAGCGGCCGAGCCGCTGATCGAAACACCCGAAGCGTTCGGCAAGCTCATCGCAGGCGACCTCGCGAAATGGCAGCGGATCGCCAAGCAGGCCGGCATACGCGCCGACTGA
- a CDS encoding MmgE/PrpD family protein — MSEPVLDAFIDLSQRLRWSDVPASTRAMVKRELMDWVGAAIAGRAAMGMPPWLAVLTDCGGREEARVIGGPRVPAHVAALCNGYFGHVLEFDDTHDEAVLHAGSAAIPAALAAAGARGKLSGAQFCEAVLLGIELTCRLGVATRLNLVEGGWIYTALLGHFGAALAAARILDGSPEVLRNALGIVYCTASGNHESTREGAPTKHVQPGFAASNAILASLMASRGLPGVKQPLTGEDGLVRVYLHERFDALRAVDALGERWETDRLSFKPYPTCRLTHPAISAALELRAKLGDKLAQVERIELVVGPQAHDVVGRDIPERRTPVTRVAAQFSNYWTVAIALAYGEVTPRHLAEEIPPTPTVRAWVAKISCAADAATQGRDVGGCLIRAHGRFGVLEVEHANAKGHPDFPLSDDELLEKFVANARYAGMARPEATRLARLVSELDDTDDATVLGEALCAAGAGRR, encoded by the coding sequence ATGAGCGAACCGGTACTCGATGCGTTCATAGATCTCTCGCAGCGGCTGCGATGGTCCGACGTGCCCGCGAGCACGCGCGCGATGGTGAAGCGCGAGCTGATGGACTGGGTCGGCGCGGCGATCGCGGGGCGCGCGGCGATGGGCATGCCGCCGTGGCTCGCGGTGCTCACCGACTGCGGCGGGCGCGAAGAAGCTCGCGTGATCGGCGGGCCTCGCGTGCCCGCGCACGTCGCGGCGCTCTGCAACGGCTACTTCGGTCACGTCCTCGAGTTCGACGACACCCACGACGAAGCGGTGCTCCACGCGGGGTCCGCGGCGATCCCCGCCGCCCTCGCCGCCGCCGGTGCGCGCGGCAAGCTCTCCGGCGCGCAGTTCTGCGAGGCGGTGCTGCTCGGCATCGAGCTCACCTGCCGCCTCGGCGTCGCGACGCGGCTCAACCTCGTCGAAGGCGGCTGGATCTACACCGCGCTCCTCGGTCATTTCGGCGCGGCGCTCGCGGCCGCGCGCATCCTCGACGGCAGTCCCGAAGTCCTGCGCAACGCGCTCGGCATCGTGTACTGCACTGCCAGCGGCAACCACGAATCGACGCGCGAAGGCGCGCCGACCAAGCACGTGCAGCCCGGGTTCGCCGCGTCGAACGCGATCCTCGCGTCGCTGATGGCGAGCCGCGGCCTGCCAGGCGTCAAACAGCCGCTCACCGGTGAAGACGGCCTCGTGCGCGTCTACCTGCACGAGCGCTTCGATGCGCTACGTGCGGTCGATGCGTTGGGTGAGCGTTGGGAGACCGACCGTCTCTCGTTCAAGCCGTATCCCACGTGCCGTCTCACGCATCCGGCGATCAGCGCAGCGCTCGAGCTCCGCGCAAAGCTCGGGGACAAGCTCGCGCAAGTCGAGCGCATCGAGCTCGTCGTCGGCCCGCAGGCGCACGACGTGGTCGGCCGCGACATCCCCGAGCGCCGCACGCCCGTCACGCGCGTCGCCGCGCAGTTCAGCAACTACTGGACGGTCGCGATCGCGCTGGCGTACGGCGAAGTGACGCCCCGCCATCTCGCCGAAGAGATTCCGCCGACGCCGACGGTGCGCGCATGGGTCGCCAAGATCTCGTGCGCCGCCGACGCCGCGACCCAGGGACGGGACGTCGGAGGCTGCCTCATCCGCGCGCACGGCCGCTTCGGCGTGCTGGAAGTAGAGCACGCCAACGCCAAAGGCCATCCCGATTTCCCGCTCTCGGATGACGAGCTGCTCGAAAAATTCGTAGCGAACGCGCGCTATGCGGGCATGGCCCGACCGGAGGCGACGCGGCTCGCTCGTCTCGTCTCCGAGCTCGACGACACCGACGACGCGACCGTGCTCGGCGAAGCGCTGTGCGCCGCGGGCGCCGGCCGCCGGTGA
- the gcvA gene encoding transcriptional regulator GcvA: MSKGNAKRRAARAPRLPPLAALRVFECVSRHMSFTEAARELSVTQGAVSHQIRALESWLGFELFQREGRTLRLSRGARAYAETIGAALQQIAAHTDALRQARSHEVLTVRGYTTFLVRWLIPRLPSFQAAHPEVEIRLEASADPVDFRRDQADVAVLYGNGAWADLRADLLFRDELVPVCSPQLTGNTRTLAAAKLLELPLLHLNARRRDWPDWIEMAGLTREPDRRDMRFEDLSIVYQCAIDGLGVAMGQRKYLAEEIANGRLVVPIDKPLMRDAGYYLVCPKESAGDAKVETFRAWLLATLDKSDG; the protein is encoded by the coding sequence ATGAGTAAAGGTAATGCAAAGCGGCGTGCGGCGCGTGCTCCGCGGCTGCCGCCGCTCGCCGCGCTGCGCGTCTTCGAGTGCGTGTCGCGCCACATGAGCTTCACCGAGGCCGCGCGCGAGCTGTCGGTCACGCAGGGCGCTGTCAGCCATCAGATCCGCGCCCTCGAGAGCTGGCTGGGCTTCGAGCTCTTCCAGCGCGAAGGCCGCACGCTCAGGCTCTCGCGCGGGGCGCGCGCGTACGCGGAGACGATCGGCGCCGCCTTGCAGCAGATCGCCGCGCACACCGACGCATTGCGGCAGGCGCGCTCGCACGAGGTGCTGACCGTGCGCGGCTACACGACTTTTCTCGTGCGCTGGCTGATCCCGCGCCTGCCCAGCTTTCAGGCCGCGCACCCCGAGGTCGAGATCCGCCTCGAAGCGAGCGCCGATCCGGTCGACTTCAGGCGCGATCAGGCCGACGTCGCGGTGCTGTACGGCAATGGCGCATGGGCCGACCTGCGGGCGGATCTGCTGTTCAGGGACGAGCTGGTGCCGGTCTGCAGCCCGCAGCTCACCGGGAACACGCGCACGCTCGCCGCAGCGAAGCTGCTCGAGCTGCCGCTCCTGCATCTGAACGCGCGCCGTCGCGACTGGCCGGACTGGATCGAGATGGCGGGCTTGACGCGCGAGCCCGATCGTCGCGACATGCGCTTCGAAGACCTCTCGATCGTCTACCAGTGCGCGATCGACGGTCTCGGTGTGGCGATGGGGCAGCGCAAGTATCTCGCCGAGGAGATCGCGAACGGCCGGCTCGTCGTGCCGATCGACAAGCCGCTCATGCGCGATGCGGGGTACTACCTGGTGTGTCCGAAGGAATCTGCCGGAGATGCGAAGGTCGAGACGTTTCGCGCTTGGCTGCTTGCTACGCTGGACAAAAGTGACGGGTAA
- a CDS encoding acyl-CoA dehydrogenase family protein codes for MDFSLSEEQREMVDTVRKLRHKQLAPNAVKYLNGDFPWENMKALGEMGVLGMAIPQEYGGMDASVLDTVLVLEEISKACYATALAVLGEIGVQPRIIANYAPKDIARKYLSRVADGSGVLAICLTEPDAGTDVPNYKTNATIKGDRVIVKGAKTLISRADIADVLIVFTRVNNIPGAAGIGCVLVPQGTKGLTAKAAYHTMGGEYLCDVVFDECEVPLDHLILRENSMKTLLNAFNTQRCLNASVCLGCAEGALEEAVKYMRDRKAFGQPIGDFQGMRWKGADMLIEIEAARGLLYRAAVSGHPFPDRAMAAMAKIYCNEMAIRVTSEAVQVHGGYGFTDEFAVSRLFRGARFGSLGGGTTETLRNFVGEHLVKRMDMNTGVFGLSKL; via the coding sequence ATGGATTTCAGCCTTTCCGAAGAACAGCGCGAGATGGTCGACACCGTCCGCAAGCTGCGCCACAAACAGCTCGCGCCGAACGCGGTCAAGTATCTCAACGGCGATTTCCCGTGGGAGAACATGAAAGCGCTGGGCGAGATGGGCGTGCTCGGCATGGCGATCCCGCAGGAATACGGCGGCATGGACGCAAGCGTGCTCGACACCGTGCTCGTGCTCGAGGAGATCAGCAAGGCCTGCTACGCGACCGCGCTCGCGGTGCTGGGCGAGATCGGCGTGCAGCCGCGCATCATCGCGAACTACGCGCCCAAGGACATCGCGCGGAAATACCTGTCGCGCGTCGCCGACGGCAGCGGCGTGCTCGCGATCTGCCTGACCGAGCCCGACGCCGGCACCGACGTGCCCAACTACAAGACCAACGCGACGATCAAGGGCGACCGCGTCATCGTCAAAGGCGCGAAGACGCTGATCAGCCGCGCCGACATCGCCGACGTGCTCATCGTCTTTACTCGCGTGAACAACATCCCCGGCGCGGCGGGCATCGGCTGCGTGCTGGTGCCGCAAGGCACGAAAGGGCTGACCGCCAAGGCCGCGTATCACACCATGGGCGGCGAGTACCTGTGCGACGTCGTGTTCGACGAGTGCGAGGTGCCCCTCGACCACCTGATCCTGCGCGAGAACAGCATGAAGACGCTGCTCAACGCGTTCAACACCCAGCGCTGCCTCAACGCGTCGGTGTGCCTCGGCTGCGCCGAAGGCGCGCTCGAGGAAGCGGTGAAATACATGCGCGACCGCAAGGCGTTCGGCCAGCCGATCGGCGACTTCCAGGGCATGCGCTGGAAAGGCGCGGACATGCTGATCGAGATCGAAGCGGCGCGCGGCCTGCTCTACCGCGCGGCGGTGAGCGGCCATCCTTTCCCCGACCGCGCGATGGCGGCGATGGCGAAGATCTACTGCAACGAGATGGCGATCCGCGTCACCAGCGAAGCGGTGCAGGTGCACGGCGGCTACGGCTTCACCGACGAGTTCGCGGTATCGCGGCTCTTCCGCGGCGCGCGCTTCGGCAGCCTCGGCGGCGGCACGACCGAGACCCTGCGCAACTTCGTGGGCGAGCATCTCGTGAAGCGGATGGACATGAACACGGGTGTGTTCGGACTTTCAAAGCTTTAA
- a CDS encoding tripartite tricarboxylate transporter substrate binding protein has protein sequence MKKLSRIPRRAAAGALAALLAAPWAPSSAQQYPSKTVRLIIAYAAGGGTDTVGRVIAQKLAEGLGKPVIVDNRPGAGGNIATELAVRSPADGYTLLMGNIGPIAVNPHLYKLAFDPLRDLAPVSLIALAPLLVVVHPSLPVSSLKDLVALARREPGKLTYSSAGVGSSNHLAGALFNIAAGTDVVHVPYKGAAPAVTDLLAGNVQLSFQTLPSVGGNVRAKRLKALAVSSARRSAAYPEVPTAAEAGLKGFEVSAWYSLVAPAGTPRPIVDRLREELVKALGQKDVLDRLTADGAEPVGNTPEAFGEFMRSESAKWARVVKLSGMKAD, from the coding sequence ATGAAGAAGCTCTCGCGAATCCCGCGCCGGGCGGCCGCAGGCGCGCTGGCGGCGCTGCTCGCCGCACCGTGGGCGCCTTCCAGCGCCCAGCAGTACCCGAGCAAGACGGTGCGCCTCATCATCGCTTATGCGGCGGGCGGCGGCACGGACACGGTCGGGCGCGTGATCGCGCAGAAGCTCGCCGAAGGCCTCGGCAAACCGGTCATCGTCGACAATCGCCCCGGGGCGGGCGGCAATATCGCGACCGAGCTCGCGGTGCGCTCTCCGGCGGACGGCTACACGCTGCTGATGGGGAACATCGGGCCGATCGCGGTGAATCCGCATCTCTACAAGCTCGCCTTCGATCCGCTGCGCGATCTCGCCCCGGTCTCTCTGATCGCCCTGGCGCCCCTGCTGGTCGTCGTGCACCCGTCGCTGCCGGTGAGCTCGCTGAAGGACCTCGTCGCCCTCGCGCGGCGCGAGCCCGGGAAACTGACCTATTCTTCGGCCGGAGTGGGCTCGTCGAACCATCTCGCGGGGGCGCTCTTCAACATCGCCGCCGGCACGGACGTCGTGCACGTGCCTTATAAAGGCGCCGCGCCCGCAGTGACCGACCTGCTGGCGGGCAACGTCCAGCTTTCGTTCCAGACCCTGCCCTCGGTCGGCGGCAACGTGCGGGCGAAGCGCCTGAAGGCGCTGGCGGTCAGCAGCGCGCGGCGATCCGCCGCATATCCCGAAGTCCCGACCGCCGCGGAAGCGGGACTGAAGGGATTCGAAGTGAGCGCCTGGTACAGTCTCGTCGCCCCCGCCGGCACGCCGCGACCGATCGTCGATCGCCTCCGCGAAGAGCTCGTGAAAGCGCTGGGCCAGAAGGACGTCCTCGATCGCCTCACCGCCGACGGCGCGGAGCCGGTCGGCAACACCCCCGAAGCGTTCGGCGAGTTCATGCGGTCCGAAAGCGCCAAGTGGGCAAGAGTGGTCAAACTCTCCGGTATGAAAGCCGACTGA
- a CDS encoding class II aldolase/adducin family protein gives MSPDFSTQFPCVREHVSPEEWQARVDLAACYRLMDKFGMTDLIYNHITLRIPGTEHLLINLYGMLYKEITASSLVKIDVEGEIVWKPDTDYGINKSGYVIHGAIHKARPDVHAIIHSHTRAGIAVSTMKCGLLPMSQTSMRFVGHIGYHDYEGPAVDLDERERLVRDLDGHSAMILRNHGLLTCGPSVAQAFNLMYNLELSCRAQVDAMAARTELALPPQEVLAHTANMYQPGTRRPYGELEWHAMKRYLEAEEKFSGYPRYDS, from the coding sequence ATGTCCCCCGACTTTTCGACGCAGTTTCCGTGCGTGCGCGAGCACGTCAGCCCCGAGGAGTGGCAGGCGCGAGTCGACCTCGCCGCGTGCTACCGCCTGATGGACAAGTTCGGCATGACCGACCTGATCTACAACCACATCACGCTGCGCATTCCCGGCACCGAGCACCTGCTGATCAACCTCTACGGCATGCTCTACAAGGAGATCACCGCCTCGAGCCTGGTCAAGATCGACGTCGAAGGCGAGATCGTCTGGAAGCCGGACACGGACTACGGAATCAACAAGTCGGGCTATGTCATCCACGGCGCGATCCACAAAGCGCGTCCGGATGTACACGCGATCATCCACAGCCATACGCGTGCAGGCATCGCCGTCTCGACGATGAAGTGCGGCCTGCTGCCGATGAGCCAGACCTCGATGCGGTTCGTGGGACACATCGGCTATCACGATTACGAAGGGCCGGCGGTCGACCTCGACGAGCGCGAGCGCCTGGTGCGCGACCTCGACGGGCACAGCGCGATGATCCTGCGCAACCACGGGCTGCTCACCTGCGGGCCGAGCGTCGCGCAGGCGTTCAACCTCATGTACAACCTCGAGCTCTCGTGCCGCGCGCAGGTCGACGCGATGGCCGCGCGCACCGAGCTCGCGCTGCCGCCGCAGGAAGTGCTGGCCCACACCGCGAACATGTACCAGCCCGGGACCCGCCGGCCCTACGGCGAGCTCGAGTGGCACGCGATGAAGCGGTATCTGGAAGCGGAAGAGAAGTTCTCCGGCTATCCGCGGTACGACTCGTAA
- a CDS encoding alpha/beta fold hydrolase: protein MTVTGNEHWTQKGDVRLFLWEKTAGASDPNKPTVLFVHGSSMASQPTFDLTVPGREDSSAMDWFAQRGFNTWTVDNEGYGRSDKKRDINFDISNGADDLEAATDYIMKTRGIRKFLVYGISSGALKAALFAQRNPDRVARLALDAFVWTGEGSPTLKERAKRLPEFKKMNRRPIDRAFVYSVFERDHPGCAEKRTIEAFADAILALDDSMPTGTYVDMTSRLPIVDPEKITVPTIVMRGQWDGIASFEDLIKFFEKLPNPDKTFSVMSGISHASFQQINYRMVYHILHSWFTQPEPIYRG from the coding sequence ATGACCGTCACCGGCAACGAACACTGGACCCAGAAAGGCGACGTGCGCCTGTTTCTCTGGGAGAAGACCGCCGGCGCCTCGGATCCGAACAAGCCCACGGTCCTGTTCGTGCACGGCTCGTCGATGGCGTCGCAGCCGACGTTCGACCTGACGGTGCCCGGCCGCGAGGATTCCTCGGCCATGGACTGGTTCGCGCAGCGCGGCTTCAACACCTGGACCGTGGACAACGAAGGCTACGGCCGCTCGGACAAGAAGCGCGACATCAACTTCGACATCTCCAACGGCGCCGACGATCTCGAGGCCGCGACCGACTACATCATGAAGACGCGCGGCATCAGGAAGTTCCTGGTGTACGGCATCTCGTCGGGCGCGCTCAAAGCGGCGCTGTTCGCGCAGCGCAATCCCGACCGCGTCGCGCGCCTGGCGCTCGATGCGTTCGTGTGGACCGGCGAAGGCAGCCCGACGCTGAAAGAGCGCGCCAAGAGGCTGCCCGAGTTCAAGAAGATGAATCGCCGCCCGATCGATCGCGCGTTCGTATACTCGGTGTTCGAGCGCGACCATCCGGGCTGCGCCGAAAAGCGCACGATCGAAGCGTTCGCCGACGCCATCCTCGCGCTCGACGATTCGATGCCGACCGGCACCTATGTCGACATGACCTCCAGGCTGCCGATCGTCGATCCCGAGAAGATCACGGTGCCGACGATCGTCATGCGCGGGCAGTGGGACGGCATCGCGAGCTTCGAGGATCTGATCAAGTTCTTCGAGAAGCTGCCCAACCCCGACAAGACGTTCTCGGTGATGTCGGGCATCTCGCACGCGAGCTTCCAGCAGATCAATTACAGGATGGTGTACCACATCCTTCATTCGTGGTTCACCCAGCCGGAGCCGATCTACCGCGGCTGA
- a CDS encoding LysR substrate-binding domain-containing protein, whose translation MNIRQLRSLCEVLRHGLHISEAAKAVHASQSGVSKQILELEHELGVTIFARKRNRIVGITEPGRALVTLAQRIVRDADTMREVAADYGSKETGRLVLATTQTHARYTLPRSVKAFTERYPRVEFSLRAETPDECCRLVADSHADLAITTHPSGTFHRLVALPAYKLARCLVMPAGNALADTPRLTLQKIARYPLITYDSMFSSRRVVNKAFADHGLAPHVSLSAVDPDICKKYVALGMGVAILPKIAFESDVDKTLRTRDVSHLFDHGTVNIYLRRDGYLRRFVYDFVALFAPHVERSTIERALQDGTLQTGADGDLPFAENA comes from the coding sequence GTGAACATTCGGCAGCTTCGCTCGCTGTGCGAGGTGCTCCGACACGGACTGCACATCTCCGAGGCCGCCAAAGCCGTCCACGCGTCGCAGTCCGGCGTCAGCAAGCAGATCCTCGAGCTCGAGCACGAGCTCGGCGTGACGATCTTTGCGCGCAAGCGCAACCGTATCGTCGGCATCACCGAGCCCGGACGAGCGTTGGTCACCCTCGCCCAGCGCATCGTGCGCGATGCCGACACGATGCGCGAGGTCGCTGCCGATTACGGCAGCAAGGAGACCGGGCGTCTCGTTCTCGCGACCACCCAGACCCACGCGCGCTACACGCTCCCGCGCTCGGTCAAGGCGTTCACCGAGCGCTATCCGCGCGTCGAGTTCAGCCTGCGGGCGGAGACCCCCGACGAATGCTGCAGGCTCGTCGCGGATTCGCACGCCGATCTCGCGATCACCACGCACCCGTCCGGGACGTTCCACCGCCTCGTCGCGCTGCCCGCGTACAAGCTCGCGCGGTGTCTGGTCATGCCCGCCGGCAACGCGCTCGCCGACACGCCGCGGCTCACGCTCCAGAAGATCGCGCGCTATCCGCTCATCACGTACGACTCGATGTTCAGCAGCCGGCGGGTCGTCAACAAGGCTTTCGCCGACCACGGTCTTGCGCCGCACGTCTCGTTGAGCGCGGTCGATCCCGACATCTGCAAGAAGTATGTCGCGCTCGGCATGGGCGTCGCCATCCTGCCGAAGATCGCTTTCGAGTCCGACGTGGACAAGACGCTGCGCACCCGCGACGTGAGCCACCTGTTCGATCACGGCACCGTGAACATCTACCTGCGCAGGGACGGTTATCTGCGCCGCTTCGTCTACGACTTCGTCGCGCTGTTCGCGCCGCACGTCGAGCGATCGACGATCGAGCGCGCGTTGCAGGACGGCACCTTGCAGACCGGGGCCGACGGCGATCTGCCTTTCGCGGAAAACGCGTGA
- a CDS encoding enoyl-CoA hydratase-related protein: MHAPAPADLIQCRVEDRGDAGRVAYITVNNPEKRNTLGMPGKRAIADTFGALAKDDRLRVAVITGAGDKSFIAGADIAEMKDLDAKQAEVEHTLTHVANASIQMLPVPVIARINGWCLGFGMELAAACDMRIGVDTAKFGMPEVRVGIPSGMEAVLLPALVGWGKAAELIYTGDIIDAQEAHRCGFLQKVVTAAELDAAVEKMVSSVLLGGPRAIRLQKALIRDWQRMSQTDAVWQGIRACVAARDTDEPKRMMQAFIERKRKK, from the coding sequence ATGCATGCCCCAGCACCCGCGGACCTCATTCAGTGTCGCGTCGAAGACCGCGGCGACGCCGGCCGGGTGGCGTACATCACGGTCAACAATCCCGAGAAGCGCAACACGCTCGGCATGCCGGGCAAACGCGCGATCGCCGATACCTTCGGCGCGCTGGCGAAGGACGACCGGCTGCGCGTCGCGGTCATCACGGGCGCGGGCGACAAGTCGTTCATCGCGGGCGCCGACATCGCCGAGATGAAAGACCTCGACGCGAAGCAGGCCGAGGTCGAGCACACGCTCACGCACGTCGCCAACGCATCGATCCAGATGCTGCCGGTGCCGGTGATCGCGCGGATCAACGGCTGGTGCCTCGGCTTCGGCATGGAGCTCGCAGCGGCGTGCGACATGCGCATCGGCGTCGACACCGCGAAGTTCGGCATGCCCGAAGTTCGGGTCGGCATCCCGTCGGGCATGGAAGCGGTGCTGCTCCCGGCCCTCGTCGGCTGGGGCAAGGCCGCCGAGCTCATCTACACCGGCGACATCATCGACGCGCAGGAAGCCCACCGCTGCGGTTTCCTGCAGAAGGTGGTCACGGCGGCGGAGCTCGACGCCGCCGTCGAGAAGATGGTGTCCTCGGTGCTGCTGGGCGGACCGCGCGCGATCCGCCTGCAGAAGGCGCTGATCCGCGACTGGCAGCGCATGTCGCAGACCGACGCGGTGTGGCAGGGCATACGGGCGTGCGTCGCCGCGCGCGACACCGACGAGCCGAAGCGCATGATGCAAGCGTTCATCGAGCGCAAGCGCAAGAAATGA
- a CDS encoding tripartite tricarboxylate transporter substrate binding protein encodes MKTLSLALLALSSTAFAADGAYPTKPIRLIVPYSAGGSTDTLSRVVGRELFERMGQQVVIDNRTGGGTIIGTEIAAHAAPDGYTLFMATPPTAVNPSLYGKVPYDLERDFAAVTNVAGSTNLLVVNPSVPAQSVKELIALLKANPGKYNYGTSGVGGAGHLATALFTSMARVDATHVPYKGGAPAVADLVAGRLDFAMANLTTAQPHIRAGRLRALGVGTKARSPLFPEMPTIAEAGLPGYEANNWNGVVVPAKTPREIVARLHKEIVAVLNDPATSKRLLSLGLEPVGDTPAQFAQYLRSEAAKWGKVVKAAGIKPE; translated from the coding sequence ATGAAAACACTCTCTCTCGCACTGCTTGCACTCTCGTCCACGGCCTTCGCGGCCGACGGCGCCTATCCCACCAAACCGATCCGTCTCATCGTTCCGTACAGCGCGGGCGGCTCGACCGACACGCTGTCGCGCGTCGTCGGCCGCGAGCTCTTCGAACGCATGGGCCAGCAGGTCGTGATCGACAACCGCACCGGCGGCGGCACGATCATCGGCACCGAGATCGCGGCGCATGCGGCGCCCGACGGCTATACGCTCTTCATGGCGACCCCGCCCACCGCGGTGAATCCTTCGCTCTACGGCAAGGTGCCGTACGACCTCGAGCGCGATTTCGCGGCGGTCACGAACGTCGCCGGCTCGACCAACCTCCTGGTCGTGAATCCGAGCGTGCCGGCACAATCGGTGAAGGAGCTGATCGCGCTGCTCAAGGCGAATCCGGGCAAGTACAACTACGGCACGAGCGGCGTCGGCGGCGCGGGGCATCTCGCCACCGCGCTCTTCACGAGCATGGCGCGCGTCGATGCGACGCACGTGCCTTATAAAGGCGGCGCACCGGCGGTCGCGGACCTCGTCGCGGGCCGGCTCGACTTCGCCATGGCCAATCTCACCACCGCGCAGCCGCACATCCGTGCGGGACGACTTCGCGCCCTCGGCGTGGGAACCAAAGCGCGCTCGCCGCTGTTCCCCGAAATGCCGACGATCGCGGAAGCCGGTCTGCCGGGCTACGAAGCGAACAACTGGAACGGCGTCGTCGTGCCTGCGAAGACGCCGCGCGAGATCGTCGCCCGCCTGCACAAGGAGATCGTCGCGGTGCTGAACGACCCTGCGACGTCCAAGCGCCTGCTCTCGCTGGGCCTCGAGCCGGTCGGCGACACGCCGGCACAGTTCGCGCAGTACCTCCGAAGCGAGGCCGCGAAATGGGGTAAGGTCGTGAAAGCCGCAGGCATCAAACCGGAGTAA